A window of Solanum stenotomum isolate F172 chromosome 3, ASM1918654v1, whole genome shotgun sequence contains these coding sequences:
- the LOC125858735 gene encoding uncharacterized protein LOC125858735, whose product MSRRGGFRPSAQGSKTDNWRQGQGNQGWNYGNYNCDGQYVRDENYNRDNNYNRNNYGNKNDRAGPYVPPQNRDSAPTKAGGNMSCIEDMMQKIMRRFDATNENVKEMRNELSEISQKVDAHVVSIKQLEQQFSQLSATVNTRQPGTLPSNTIQNLKNDGHCMAITTRGGKQTIEMVEKGDDEIEVTGESKNATEKEAEKTQKVVPMPRPPPSFPQRLVQKDEEGKYRRLQHCSAISTRSLVQKNEDPGAFTIPCTIDNMHFAIALCDLGASINLMPLPIYKKLGLGAPKPTAMRLLMADRTVKKPIGVLQDVPVKVGPFIFPADFVILDCKVDFKVPIILRRPFLATGRALVEWKEGR is encoded by the exons ATGAGCAGACGGGGGGGTTTTCGACCAAGCGCCCAAGGTTCCAAAAcggataattggcgccaaggtcaaggaaaccaaggttggaactatgGCAATTACAACTGCGATGGTCAATATGTCCGGGATGAGAActacaatcgcgacaacaaTTACAATcgaaacaactatggcaacaaaaaTGATCGGGCtggaccttatgttcctccTCAAAATAGGGATTCTGCTCCTACAAaagctggaggtaatatgtcatgtattgaggatatgatgcagaaaATAATGAGGAGGTTTGACGCAActaatgagaatgtgaaggagatgcgaAATGAGTTGTCCGAAATTAGCCagaaagttgatgcccatgtagTGTCGATAAAGCAGCTTGAGCAGCAGTTTAGTCAATTGTCTGCTACCGTGAATACACGCCAGCCGGGCACATTGCCcagcaacaccatccaaaatctgaaaaatgatgggcattgtatggcaatcACGACTCGTGGAGGAAAGCAGACTATTGAAATGGTAGAAAAAGGTGATGATGAGATTGAGGTGACTGGAGAGTCCAAGAATGCTACAGAGAAAGAAGCGGAGAAAACCCAAAAGGTCGTccccatgcctagacctccaccttctttcccacagaggttagtgcAGAAGGATGAAGAAGGAAAGTACCGCAG gttgcagcattgtagtgccaTTTCTACGAGGTCACTGGTACAAAAGAACGAGGATCCTGGAGCTTTCACTATTCCATGCACCATCGATAATATGCACTTTGCAATAGctttgtgtgatttgggtgccAGCATTAACTTGATGCCATTGCCAATTTATAAGAAGTTAGGTTTAGGAGCTCCAAAACCAACTGCGATGCGTTTACTTATGGctgatagaactgtgaagaagcCCATTGGAGTGCTTCAAGATGTCCCTGTGAAAGTGGGGCCATTCATTTTTCCGGCAGACTTTGTTATACTTGATTGCAAGGTTGACTTTAAGGTCCCCATCATTTTaaggagaccattccttgctactGGGCGTGCCTTAGTCGAATGGAAAGAGGGCAGATGA